A portion of the Sabethes cyaneus chromosome 3, idSabCyanKW18_F2, whole genome shotgun sequence genome contains these proteins:
- the LOC128743448 gene encoding leucine-rich repeat-containing protein 57, whose translation MGNKQVKQHFENAQKTGVLKISQMRLNEFPSALKSFPNVLKTLDLSENRFAELPDDIGKFTTLKHLCVSGNRLLSLNDNIGKLVKLETMNASNNLIVKIPNQLDQCSNLKQVLLSNNQIMEFPVMLCGLKYLNLLDLSRNKITIIPDAVSSLQVTELNVNQNQISVISDSISRCPKLKTLRIEENCLQANEAMSHILSDSKICNISVDGNLFSSKDFAALAGYEMYMERYTAARKKIC comes from the coding sequence ATGGGAAACAAGCAAGTAAAACAACATTTTGAGAATGCCCAAAAAACTGGAGTGCTTAAAATTTCTCAAATGAGGCTTAATGAATTTCCATCAGCTTTGAAATCGTTTCCAAATGTTTTAAAAACTCTAGATTTGTCGGAAAATCGTTTCGCCGAGTTGCCTGATGACATAGGGAAATTTACAACTTTGAAACACTTATGTGTTAGTGGAAATAGGCTTCTTTCCCTGAACGACAACATCGGAAAACTAGTAAAACTTGAAACAATGAAtgcgtcaaataatttaattgttaaaaTACCTAATCAACTGGATCAATGCTCGAATCTAAAACAGGTTTTATTGAGTAATAATCAAATAATggagtttcctgtaatgctttGTGGCTTAAAGTACTTGAACTTACTAGATTTATCCCGAAACAAGATAACAATTATTCCAGACGCCGTTAGCAGTTTACAAGTCACTGAACTAAacgtaaatcaaaatcaaatttcGGTAATTTCGGACAGTATTTCTCGCTGTCCCAAATTAAAAACATTGCGAATAGAAGAAAATTGTTTGCAAGCAAATGAAGCTATGTCACATATTTTAAGTGACTCAAAAATATGTAACATTTCTGTTGATGGGAATCTTTTTAGTTCGAAAGATTTTGCAGCATTGGCTGGATATGAAATGTATATGGAACGATACACGGCAGCACGGAAAAAAATATGTTAA